The genomic segment CATTTTCAGCACCTCTGTAGATGCAGCCGAGATCCTGATCCCGCAGCTTATCGAAGAAGGCTATCAGCTTGTAACAGTGCACGAACTGGCTTCCCTGCATCAGACAGAATTATCGACAGGAGTTACATACGGTGAATTTAATCAAATCAAGTAAGTCCCTTGCGGAAGTTGCGAAAAGTAATAAGAACAGCAAAATCTCCGGCAGAAGCTGACAAAAACAATGTCAGAAAAACGGAACGTAAAAATACAGGCAGTTACCACAAGGATAACCGCCTGTATTTTTTACGTTCCATATTCAATTTTATTCAAGTAAATCTCCTCTGATGTATCCGGTCTGACCGTCGTAGTCGATCTGAACCCATTCACCATCAGTACCTGTCTTCTGAACCTGATCACCTGCTGAGATCACGCCAAGGATATCAGCATCTGTGCTGGCTTCTGCGCGTACATTACATTCCTCCGAAGCAGTAAGCATCGTGCCATCTTCTGCCTCTGTTGACACACCTGCTTCCTCCCCAAGACCATTCAGGAATTCTTCAAGAGACGGATCAGATTGCTGTGCCTGATCCAGTTCATTCTGCACCTTCTTTATAAGAGCTGAAACATCACTGTCTGATAACTGTTTTTCCATATATGCGGAAATCTCAGAATCCTGTAAAGCTCCGTTATTGATCATCCAGTTTCCTTCGCTGTTCTTATATACATAGAACTGAGTCAGTGCAGGGGCCTTGGTCTCAACGCCCTGACAGATATACGAGAAACAGGCGTAAACCACGTAAGAATCATCTGTCATACCTTTCTTCGTGTACACATCGCCTACTTCATACCCTTCGATATAATCTTTCAAATTTGTGACTTTTGACTCATCAGACGGTGTGAAATCATCTTCCAGAGTCTTCAGCGTTGCAATATCTTTTTCCCCCAGAGCCTGATAATAGCTCGTGATCAATGCAGTAACGTCTGCATCTGCTGTTTCCATGGGATTGGCGTCTTCTTTCTTCTCGTCAGACTCCCCTTCACTTATCGGAGAAGAAGGAACATTTCCCTGGTCTTCGGATGTGGTTTTCTGTTCATCTCCGGAATTCCCCTTATTACTTCCGGAACAGGCACGAATGCCGCAAAACAGGACAACCACAATTATCAGAATAGCTCCACCCAGCATAAAATACCGGAGATTATCTGATAACCATTCTCTAAAATCATCCAAGTTCTTGTCCTCCTTATGAGTTACCGTTTGCTCCGTTCACTGCCGCCATACGATTTCTGACAGTTCCCGATTCTGATAACTCCTGTGATACAACGCACCGGAACTGTACATACGTCCCAGGCAGCACGCCTGAAGGGAATCGAACCCCCGCACATGGTACCGGAAACCACTGCTCTATCCACTGAGCTACAGGCGCGTATCTTGAAAATCTGATTTTCAAAGGATTTATATAATTTATTTAATACAAGGTCTATATTATCATAATTACCGAAAAAAGTAAAGTTTTTTATTTTGTTACAAAAGATGCATTATTTTGTTACAAGTCAAAAATTATGGGCAGTCATGCATTGTGCTGACTGCCCGGTTTTATTTACATTTTCAGATCGTCGAATTTTAATCGGATGATCACCAGAGTGATCGCCATAAGAATGATTCCTGCCGGAAGTGCGATCCATGCTGTCTGTACAAATCCTGCGATAATATAAGTCAGGAAAGATACTGCTGCTGCAACCATTGCATAGGGAAGCTGTGTGCTGACATGATTTACATGTTCACACTGTGCACCTGCTGATGCCATGATGGTTGTATCGGAAATCGGCGAACAGTGATCTCCACATACAGCACCTGCCATACATGCAGAAATAGAGATGATCATCAGTTCATGATTTGTTCCTGAGAATACATTAACAACAATCGGGATCAGGATACCAAAGGTTCCCCATGAAGTACCTGTCGCAAATGCGATAACAGCCCCGATCACAAAGATAATTGCAGGAAGGAAATTCATCAGCCCACCTGCAGAGCTTTTAACAATTGCAGATACAAATACAGATGCACCAAGGCTGTCTGTCATGGCCTTCAATGTCCAGGCAAAAGTAAGGATCAGGATCGCAGGTACCATTGCCTTGAATCCGTCCGGAATACACGCCATACAGTCTCTGAAATTCATAACACGACGTATCAGATATAAAACAATCGTGATAACCAGTCCGAAGAAGCTTCCAAGCACCAGTCCCACAGATGCATCACTCTGTGAAAATGCAGTTACAAAATCAGTTCCGCTAAAGAAACCACCTGTATAGATCATACCGATTACGCAGCATATTACAAGGCTTACAATCGGGATCAGAAGATCGATCACCTTGCCACGCGGATTACTTTTCTCATCTTCAGCCGCGTTTGCATAAGGACGTGCAGGTGTTGTGTAGATATCACCTTTTAAAGCATTTGTCTCATGAACACCCATTGTTCCGAATTCTACTTTCATAAGAACCATTGCCACCATCATGAAGATCGTAAGCAGTGCGTAGAAGTTATAGGGAATTGCATGTACAAACAGGGTAATTCCATCCTCTCCTTCTACAAATCCGCTGACTGCCGCAGCCCATGAAGAAATCGGTGCAATGATACATACCGGTGCTGCTGTGGCATCGATCAGGTACGCCAGCTTTGCGCGGGACACATTGTGCTTATCTGTCACAGGACGCATAACGCTTCCTACTGTCAGACAGTTAAAATAATCGTCAATAAAGATCAGTACACCAAGAATGATGGTTGAGAGTTCCGCACCAACTCTGCTTTTAATCCTCTTACTGGCCCAGCGTCCGAATGCTGCGGAACCGCCTGCCCTGTTCATCAGACATACCATGGTTCCCAGAATAACAAGGAAGATCAGGATACCCATATTATAAGAATCTGTCAGAACGCTGATCATTCCGCCTTCAAAAATATGAAGGATTGTTCCTTCGAAATTAAAATTAGAGTAGAACAGTGCACCAACCAGTATTCCTACAAACAGTGAACTGTATACTTCTTTGGTGATCAGTGCCAGTGCAATGGCAACAAGCGGCGGAACCAACGACCAGAATGTGCCGTAAAATTTCGCAGATGCAGCCACCTCTTCCTCTGCTGCAAGTACAGTCAGCGGACTTGCCAGTATCAGCAGCATCAGTGCTGAAAGGCAGAGCGAAAGTCTTTTTATGTTACTTTTCATTTCTTTTCTCCTTCTCTTGTAAGATATATGATATTTCGATCATAGCACGCCTCTTAATTAATGCATTTGAAACAGCTTGGCAGAATTTCACGCTCTGATGAGCCGGATCAATATGCATTATTTACGAGGATTACTATAATCAAATCTGTAAATGTAGCAGGATTCCGTCTGTGCGATCAGTTCACAACCACACTCTGTCAGAAAATCATGGTCAACCAGCCCGATCTGTGTTACTACGAAATCTGTCTTTGATTTCTTCAACGCAGCCTGAAACCCTTCTTTATCTTCATAGATATGATAATCGATCACATCCAGCAATGCTTTCTGTCTTTTATAGAAACTGCTGTTCTCATCATAGTTTCCCGCCACTGTACTGCCTGATCTGTAGATACTTGCATTTCTGCTTATTACAGTGGCGATCCCCGCATCATACTGTCGCACAATACTGTTAAGACTGCCGTCAAAAACAACCCTTGGAAAATCATTCTCCTGGTTCTGGTGGATCACGTCGCAGACTGCACGCAGATCATTGGGCACCTTATAAATATTCTCTGCCATTGCAAAATTGGTCACTACCCCGTCCAGCGGATTTCCCAGGATCACAAAACCTGTCAGCACAGCTGCAGCCATAAGAACTTTTATCCAGGTCTTTCTAAAAGCGGTCACAAGTCTGACTCCATAGTAGGCAACCGCCGGGATCACAGGAAGAATCCAGATAAACCGGTAATATTCATTCTCAAACTTCGCCTTTGCGATAAGATATTTTACAACCAGCGGATTATATACTGTCAGCAGCAGAAATACTGTATAGCCGATAAATATCCCGGACTTTCTTTTTCTCCCCAGGACCAGTGTGCAGATCAGTCCTACAGCAAACAGAAGAGGATACCAGCAGGAACCCCAGTACAGCTTCATACATGCATCAACAAAGCGCAGTCCCAGTTCCTGAATTGTTACACCTGCCATTTTTTTCTCCTTTCTGTATTATGATGCAGCCAGCGTCAGCAGACCGATTCTGCATGCAAAAAATACAGCTGCATATAATGCCGACGGAAGCATACACACTGCACAATATACCAGCCCCGAAAATCTCTTATTCATAACTGCCGCCGGAGCCATTCCCGCTGCGATCACGATAGGAAAGATGATAGCAGAACCGGAAAATGTCAGCGCACTGACCGCTGTGACAAACAATATGATCCAGACATTCCTGCTGTTTTTCTCCTGCAGATACCAGACGGCACACATAAGAACTGCAGGGATGGCAATGTTGGCAAGGATGGCTTTTCCCTCGTAGCTTCTGGTAAAGAAAAAAGTTCCGGAGGAATAAATCGTACCGCAAAACAGCTGTAAAACACAGACAAAGACAAGCATCAGATCTGCTTTCTTCCTGTTTCCGTCAAACAATCTCTTACCGATCTGATAAATGATCAGATTGGCAGTCACTACATTCATACATGACATTACCTGCTTTGCCTGCACAATGGGATGGATTCCCAGAAGTCTGCACCACACTGCATTATGCATCGGATATGCGGAAAAAACATATCTGGCCTGAAATGCCTTCTGGATCGCTCCGTTAAAGGGATTATATCTGCCAAGAGTATCTGTGTATACAGAAGTACTCACTGTACCTACATAATACGCCGCATCTACTGTTGTATCCTCGTAAAAGATCACAATCAGACACTGCAGCAATACTACGGCACCTGCAAGGATAATCATCACAGAGTGATTTTTCCATATTTCAGAAATGCTTCCAAAAATCCCACTACATGTTTCCGTTTGTCCGGCACGTATTCTCCGTTGTTTTTTTATTGTGCAGATCACAGCTGCGCAAATAACCAGAGCCATGATTCCTGCCCATATATAAGCCGCAGCTGTCAGGGATACCCATTTCAGTGTCATCGGTACGATCACCAGTTCAAACACTGCAAAGTAAACCAGATATCCCAGTATGAAAGTCAGGGAACAATCCCCTTTTACTTTCAATATCCGGACCAGAACAATGCCTGCTGCATAAAAAACTATAAACTCCAGGGCAAAACCTGCACAGGCAAGGCATAATTCTCTCATTCTTCCACCTTTGACCCTGACCGGATGGATTCGCGGTTTTTCAAAATCTCCATGGCAATCTTCTCAGGAGTCATCGGAAGCTCTGTCAGACGCACACCTGTTGCATTATAAATTGCCTCAGCCAGTGCCGGACATGGAGTATCAATTACAAGCTCACCAATGGATTTGGCACCAAAAGGACCGCTCTTTTCGTAACTGCACTCGAAATCCACGCGGATATTTCCGATATCCTGTCTGGTTGGGATCTTATACTGCATAAAAGAGTTGTTGCGGATCTTACCTTTATCTGTATATTGTACATCTTCCCAGAGAGCCATGCCAATTCCCTGTGCAATACCGCCCTCCGTCTGTACACGTGCAAGATTCGGATTGATCGGTGTACCGCAGTCAACAACCGCCACATAATCCAGAACATCCACACTGCCTGTCTCTGTATCCACCTCTACTTCTGCCATACCTACCATAAACGGCGGCGGCGAGATCGGTGAAGAATGCTGTTTCACAACCTGAAGCTCGATATTGTTAAAGAAAGTGCTCTTTAATGCAATATCTTCCAATGAAACTTTCTTCTGGGCATTTTCAGAACTGATGGCATCCATATCAACACTATAGCCCTCTTCTGCATCTGTCATATGACCTGCTGCATTTCCGTCTGCCCCATCGCTTATCTCAAGTGTCTCATCATAGAATACACAGGATCCGTCGAAATCAACTTTTCCCTCATCTACTTCCATCATCTCTGCGCCAAGCTTACAGATTTTTTTCTTCAGCTCCTCACAGGCCTTCATAACCGCTACACCGGTGGTATAGGTTGTGGCGGAAGCATAGGAACCGGAATCATAAGGAGAAATATCCGTATCCACACTGAATACTACTATGTTATCCATAGGCGTATTCAGACAGTCAGCCGCAATCTGCGCCATAACGGTATCACAGCCTGTTCCCATATCCGTACATCCAAGTGCCAGTGTATAAGAACCATCTTCATTCAGCTTAATATCTGCGCCGCCTACGTCAACTCCTGCAATAGAGGATCCCTGCATAGCCATGGCAACACCGACTCCGCGGACCTTTCCATTTCCCATATCCCTGCATGGATATTTGGAATCCCAGTCCATCATCTCTTTGGCGCGCGCCATACAGCGGTCCATGGAACAGCTCTGTGCATAAGGAACATCCGGATATCCCGGAAGAGGACCGCCCTCTACAGGCATATTCATTTCTTTTACCTTAACAGGATCCATTCCCATCTTATGTGCCAGCTCATTTACTGCAGATTCCACTGCAAAAATACCCTGGGTTGCACCATAACCACGATAGGCACCTGCAGCCTGCACATTTGTATAGACAACATCAAAAGCAAACCTGTAGGCTTCTGTATGTCTGTAAAGAGCGATTGATTTATGACCGCTGAGTCCTACTGTTGTAGAACTGTGTTCTCCGTATGCCCCAGTGTTGGACAAAGTATAAAGATCAATTGCCTTGATGATACCATTTTCATCTGCACCTGCGCGTACTGTGATCTCCATCTCATGGCGCGGTGAAGAGCAGATCATGGACTCATATCTGGAGAAGATCATCTTGGACGGGCGGCCTGTTTTCCAGGTCACGATCGCCGGATAGATCTCACTGACAGAGGTCTGCTTTGCACCAAAGCCGCCACCGATCCTTGG from the Blautia wexlerae DSM 19850 genome contains:
- a CDS encoding SH3 domain-containing protein, which produces MDDFREWLSDNLRYFMLGGAILIIVVVLFCGIRACSGSNKGNSGDEQKTTSEDQGNVPSSPISEGESDEKKEDANPMETADADVTALITSYYQALGEKDIATLKTLEDDFTPSDESKVTNLKDYIEGYEVGDVYTKKGMTDDSYVVYACFSYICQGVETKAPALTQFYVYKNSEGNWMINNGALQDSEISAYMEKQLSDSDVSALIKKVQNELDQAQQSDPSLEEFLNGLGEEAGVSTEAEDGTMLTASEECNVRAEASTDADILGVISAGDQVQKTGTDGEWVQIDYDGQTGYIRGDLLE
- a CDS encoding Na+/H+ antiporter NhaC family protein → MLLILASPLTVLAAEEEVAASAKFYGTFWSLVPPLVAIALALITKEVYSSLFVGILVGALFYSNFNFEGTILHIFEGGMISVLTDSYNMGILIFLVILGTMVCLMNRAGGSAAFGRWASKRIKSRVGAELSTIILGVLIFIDDYFNCLTVGSVMRPVTDKHNVSRAKLAYLIDATAAPVCIIAPISSWAAAVSGFVEGEDGITLFVHAIPYNFYALLTIFMMVAMVLMKVEFGTMGVHETNALKGDIYTTPARPYANAAEDEKSNPRGKVIDLLIPIVSLVICCVIGMIYTGGFFSGTDFVTAFSQSDASVGLVLGSFFGLVITIVLYLIRRVMNFRDCMACIPDGFKAMVPAILILTFAWTLKAMTDSLGASVFVSAIVKSSAGGLMNFLPAIIFVIGAVIAFATGTSWGTFGILIPIVVNVFSGTNHELMIISISACMAGAVCGDHCSPISDTTIMASAGAQCEHVNHVSTQLPYAMVAAAVSFLTYIIAGFVQTAWIALPAGIILMAITLVIIRLKFDDLKM
- a CDS encoding DUF6077 domain-containing protein — translated: MRELCLACAGFALEFIVFYAAGIVLVRILKVKGDCSLTFILGYLVYFAVFELVIVPMTLKWVSLTAAAYIWAGIMALVICAAVICTIKKQRRIRAGQTETCSGIFGSISEIWKNHSVMIILAGAVVLLQCLIVIFYEDTTVDAAYYVGTVSTSVYTDTLGRYNPFNGAIQKAFQARYVFSAYPMHNAVWCRLLGIHPIVQAKQVMSCMNVVTANLIIYQIGKRLFDGNRKKADLMLVFVCVLQLFCGTIYSSGTFFFTRSYEGKAILANIAIPAVLMCAVWYLQEKNSRNVWIILFVTAVSALTFSGSAIIFPIVIAAGMAPAAVMNKRFSGLVYCAVCMLPSALYAAVFFACRIGLLTLAAS
- a CDS encoding xanthine dehydrogenase family protein molybdopterin-binding subunit yields the protein MKYVNQPVRKTDAMSLVTGKPVYTDDLAPRDCLIVKILRSPHANAWVEDIKTGTAEKVAGIACILTYKDVPQKRFTLAGQTAPEMSPDDRLILDRHVRFVGDAVAIVAGETEEAVDKALKRIRVDYRVETPVLDIHKAKDNPILVHPEDDWKLKIPLGGDNKRNLCASAVEEHGNVDEVLAKCKYTVERTYHTRANQQTMMETFRTACYMDHFGRLIVLSSTQIPFHVRRIVGRALDIPASKVRVIKPRIGGGFGAKQTSVSEIYPAIVTWKTGRPSKMIFSRYESMICSSPRHEMEITVRAGADENGIIKAIDLYTLSNTGAYGEHSSTTVGLSGHKSIALYRHTEAYRFAFDVVYTNVQAAGAYRGYGATQGIFAVESAVNELAHKMGMDPVKVKEMNMPVEGGPLPGYPDVPYAQSCSMDRCMARAKEMMDWDSKYPCRDMGNGKVRGVGVAMAMQGSSIAGVDVGGADIKLNEDGSYTLALGCTDMGTGCDTVMAQIAADCLNTPMDNIVVFSVDTDISPYDSGSYASATTYTTGVAVMKACEELKKKICKLGAEMMEVDEGKVDFDGSCVFYDETLEISDGADGNAAGHMTDAEEGYSVDMDAISSENAQKKVSLEDIALKSTFFNNIELQVVKQHSSPISPPPFMVGMAEVEVDTETGSVDVLDYVAVVDCGTPINPNLARVQTEGGIAQGIGMALWEDVQYTDKGKIRNNSFMQYKIPTRQDIGNIRVDFECSYEKSGPFGAKSIGELVIDTPCPALAEAIYNATGVRLTELPMTPEKIAMEILKNRESIRSGSKVEE